Proteins encoded in a region of the Suricata suricatta isolate VVHF042 chromosome 10, meerkat_22Aug2017_6uvM2_HiC, whole genome shotgun sequence genome:
- the LOC115305159 gene encoding olfactory receptor 6C4-like, which yields MKNRTFLTEFILLGLSDIPEIQLVIFIFLFLTYLLTIFGNLTIITLTLLDSHLQTPMYFFLRNFSFLEISFTTTFTPRLLFSITTGNKSISFAGCFTQYFFAIFFGATEFYLLAAMSYDRYVAICKPLHYMTIMSSRVCIQLVLCSWVAGFLIIISPVILTSQLDFCASNIV from the exons ATGAAAAACCGAACCTTTTTGACAGAATTCATTCTGCTGGGACTATCAGACATCCCGGAGATCCAACTTGTaatctttatatttctcttcctcACGTACCTGCTTACCATCTTTGGAAACCTGACAATCATCACTCTTACTCTACTCGATTCCCACCTCCAGactcccatgtatttcttcctccgGAATTTCTCCTTCTTAGAAATTTCCTTTACGACCACTTTTACTCCCAGGCTGCTGTTCAGCATCACAACTGGAAACAAGAGCATCAGCTTTGCTGGCTGCTTCACTCAGTATTTCTTTGCCATCTTCTTCGGAGCCACAGAGTTTTACCTTCTGGCTGCCAtgtcctatgaccgctatgtggccatatGCAAACCCCTGCATTACATGACCATCATGAGCAGCAGAGTCTGCATCCAGCTGGTCCTCTGCTCTTGGGTGGCTGGATTTCTCATCATCATATCCCCAGTCATTCTGACCAGTCAGCTTGATTTCTGTGCCTCCAACAT AGTGTAA
- the LOC115304584 gene encoding olfactory receptor 6C4-like, with protein sequence MKNQTFLTEFILLGLSDIPEIQLVIFIFLFLTYIFSIIGNLTIITLTLMDFHLQTPMYFFLRNFSFLEISYTTTVTPRLLFSITTGNKSISFAGCFTQYFFVILFGATEFYLLAAMSYDRYVAICKPLHYMTIMSSRVCIQLVLCSWVAGFLIIISPVILTSQXXXXXXXXXNHYLCDYGPLLEISCSDTRFLELIDFILAVVTLVVTLVLVILSYTNIIWTILKIPSAQQRKKAFSTCFSHMIVISLSYGSCIFMYIKPSAKEGVAFNKGVCILQTSVAPLLNPFIYTLRNKQVKQAFKDVARKIMSL encoded by the exons ATGAAAAACCAAACCTTTCTGACAGAATTTATTCTACTGGGATTGTCAGACATCCCGGAGATCCAACTTGTaatctttatatttctcttcctcACCTACATATTCAGCATCATTGGAAACCTGACAATCATCACTCTTACTCTAATGGATTTCCACCTCCAGACTCCTATGTATTTCTTCCTCCGGAATTTCTCCTTCTTAGAAATTTCCTATACAACCACTGTTACTCCCAGGCTGCTGTTCAGCATCACAACTGGAAACAAGAGCATCAGTTTTGCTGGCTGCTTCACTCAGTACTTCTTCGTCATCCTCTTTGGAGCCACAGAGTTTTACCTTCTGGCTGCCAtgtcctatgaccgctatgtggccatatGCAAACCCCTGCATTACATGACCATCATGAGCAGCAGAGTCTGCATCCAGCTGGTCCTCTGCTCTTGGGTGGCTGGATTTCTCATCATCATATCCCCAGTCATTCTGACCAGTCAG NNNNNNNNNNNNNNNNNNNNNNNNNTGAATCATTATCTCTGTGACTACGGCCCCCTCCTAGAAATATCTTGCTCAGACACAAGATTCCTGGAGCTCATTGACTTTATCTTAGCAGTTGTGACCTTGGTGGTCACTCTGGTGCTGGTGATTCTCTCCTACACAAACATCATCTGGACCATTCTCAAGATCCCCTCGgctcagcaaaggaaaaaggCTTTTTCCACCTGTTTTTCCCACATGATTGTCATCTCCCTCTCTTATGGCAGCTGCATCTTCATGTACATAAAACCCTCAGCTAAAGAAGGAGTTGCCTTCAATAAGGGGGTATGCATTCTCCAAACTTCTGTTGCCCCTTTATTGAACCCATTCATTTATACTCTAAGGAACAAACAAGTGAAACAAGCCTTCAAGGATGTGGCCAGAAAGATTATGAGTCTTTAG